A region of the Pseudorasbora parva isolate DD20220531a chromosome 18, ASM2467924v1, whole genome shotgun sequence genome:
TCACCGAACCAGAGTAAGTTCGACATGACAAAATCCAGCTCAATGTTTCATCCACAAGCTGCTTTTAAAATGGAGCAAATGAGGATCTTTTACAGTTGTGAGGTGGATAATGTGATTTTCTTGTGCTAGATTTGACAAATTTTTGTTCTCACAGACGGGTGGAAAAGATATTTGGAAGTGGAGGTTTCGCTCCGTTCGGCTTTGGTGGCGTTTTATCTGGCGCAGCCACCTGTTTCTACGCCTTTGTTGGCTTTGACTGCATTGCTACAACAAGTACGTCTCATAAATGTCGCTGTTATAGAGCACAAATACCAATTGCTGAACATTTTGTTTTACCATCTGTGAGGTGAGTCATAAATGTATGTGATTTCCTTTAACCTTGTATTTTCCGGTAGGTGAGGAAGCCAAGAACCCGATGCGCTCCATCCCCATTGGCATTGTGGCCTCTCTGCTCATTTGCTTCTTCGCTTACTTCGGTGTGTCAGCTGCTCTTACGCTCATGATGCCCTATTACAAACTCAACACTCAGAGTCCCCTGCCAGAGGCTTTCAGTTATGTGGGATGGGCACCGGCACGCTATATTGTAGCTGTGGGTTCACTCTGTGCCCTCTCGACAAGGTAAATCAAGGACTTTTCTGTTTGTCTTGTGTTTTCATTCAACAGTTTCCATTTATCTGAATctgttttttaattcatttatttttctttattatcTTAGTTTGTTGGGCTCCATGTTCCCAATGCCTCGAGTGATCTACGCCATGGCTGAGGACGGGCTGCTCTTCCGTTCCCTTTCCAGGATGAACAAGAGAACCAAAACTCCACTGCTGGCGACTGTGGTGTCTGGAATAGTGGCATGTGAGCGATgttctttatttgtttgttataCAACATTAGTCCTAAATTTGCACAAATTACAGGCGTCTCATAATTTTTGTTAAGAGATACAGCAcaacaacagccaatcagaacataCTTGTATGTGGATTTTGGACCAATGAGATTTCACTGTGTGCGGGGCCACCCAGTGCAACACTGCAGAAATGTATGAGAAGagtgtgttgttgttgtcaaGTGTTTCTGATTAAAAACTCAGATTTACATGGTAGCTTTTATCACATTGCATCTAGTTAGGATGTAGTAGATAATGTTAATATTTGATATGTTATAGTGAGATTAAATTTCAAACTTGTTTGTTTTGTCTTCTTTTAGCTCTCATGGCATTTCTGTTTGATTTGGCTGCATTGGTTGACCTTATGTCCATAGGGACATTGCTTGCATACTCTCTGGTGGCCGTGTGTGTCCTCATTCTCAGGTATGTTAAAACCTGCACCATATAGTCTACAGCTACATACTGACTAAAGTTTTTAGGGAGGCCATATTGTCAAAACAAAACGTTTTCCTGtgaatatatttacatttatgcattttgcagatgcttttatccaaagcgacttacaactatGGAGTACAGGGAGCGATCTTTCATGAAGAGGCAAAAATGCAAAAAGTGCCTTAAATACCAAGTTTTGGatattactcagagtagcaaaagctagaatagggagggaagggtcagaatttttatatataatgttaaatCCAAAAGctgtcattattttattttacatgacTATTTTCTAGTTAtagaaattataaaataaaataaattagttataaatttgttttatgcaatttattcctgcgatgaaagctgaattttcagcagaaatcattctaatgttcTGATTAGCTGCTCTAGAAACATTtcctattattatcaatgtagaAAACAGTGTTGCTTAAAATGTTTGGTAGAAACTgtgatttcttttattttttaggattctatgattagaaagcatttattagaaatattaatattttactgtCAGTTGATCAGTTTAATATGTTCttgctgaatttttttttttttttttgtatttcaaaaaaatcttactgactccAAACATTTGAATATTACTATATGTAACGGTGCTTAATTTTGTGGGTTTGCAGTCATGTCAAGGATGTAATTGTACTCAATCTTTATGTCTCTAGATACCAACCAGGAAATCTGAGCTCTTCCAGTCAGACTGAGAAACTGGTGGAACTGGTCGGTGGCGAGAAAGTTGCCGTATGTGGAGACAGTGGAGATGAATATGGCATAGAGCTGGATGACAGTCCCCGCAAAGAAAAATTCTCTCCGAAACTCCTCCTGATTCCCTCCAAGGACTCGCCAACTGAAATGTCTGGAACTATTGTTTACTGCACAACTGCTATTATCTGTGAGTGAAGATTTTGCTTTcaaaaactgtttaaaaaaaagtgtgttgaaGCATCACAACACAACATGTACAGACTGAAAATGGatattcattttgatatttggTAATAATATTAAGTATAATAGTATAATTTAAGTGTTATTacatgttttgtgtttttttaaatattaacttGTGAGTGAAAAATGATAAACAAaacaggtaacactttattataAGGTGACTTAGTTACACattactacatgtacttactacagtaaattgtgCATAACTACAATTAACTATCCCAAAATCAAACCGTAACTGTAACTCTATAGCAAGTATGTAGTTATGTAATATTATTCTTTACTTACTagagtaagtacaatgtaactgtcactttaaaataaggtgTAACCACAAAATAATCAGAATGTAAAAAACTAATATTGCTCAAACTGATATGGTAGAGAAATATTGAAATATCTCTGGTGTGTGAATGTGTGGACATATTAAATAGATCAAAAgtcacagtaaagacattttaatgttacaaagatttctatttcaaataaatgtcattcttttaaacaattttattcatcaaataatttagaaaaaatgtatcatggtttccacaaaaattgttttcaacattgagaaTAATATAATTAGTTTTCCTTAAACCCCAAATAAGCATTTAACAATGATTTCtgatgaaaattcagttttgctattaaatgaaatacaactgaaactgaaaactgttattttaaattgtaataatattcaaTTGTTCATTAGTTTTACTCTTTAATCAAATACATCCAACCTTGATGAGAAAGAGACCTTTTTTGCaagaacataaaaaaagaaatctttgaacggtagtgtatttAAACTCTACATAGACCTACATTTGTTTCTGTGTTATTTGTATTTATCTGATTCAGTGATGTAGTTGGCAGTGATTTGGCTGATCCGTAATCAGCTGATGGACTAATTCCAATATCCTCTTGTCTGTGTAGCTGTGCTGATCACCGTGCTGTGTGTGGTTTTGGCTCTGCGTCTGGAAGCCATCATGAATCTCGAGATTGTGTGGGTGATGACGTGTGTCATTCTGGTCCTGCTGTGCATCCTGTGTGTCATTGTGATCTGGAGGCAGCCTGAGAGCAAGGAAGCTCTCACCTTCAAGGTACCAGATGTCCTTGTTATTGAATTTGCCTTTTTATTATGCTATAAATCTTTGCCCTGACTTGAAGTAAGCACTGAAGTGACGTAAAAGGAAATGTGCTATTAGAACACAAATTCTTAGACTGAAAGGGAGAGTTCTGTCAAAAATGAGGGTTGTGCCAGCATGtagtcaccctcatgtcattataTTCTCATGTTCGTTCCAGCAGAACACCAAATACTTGCCCCACATTAAAGGCTGTAATACACTACACAACTTTTTTGACTTTTTCTAGCTTCAGACAAGTTGACTCCATCCAGTCTGacgatatacattttttttgatgttttgaGCCAATTTTATAacacattttataaataatttgtcaTGTTTCTGCGCGAGTTtgttgtgtttaaaattatgtgaCGTCTGGTAGTGTGTAATGCTAGTGTATAATGCCAAATGCTTGTCTGCAACCATTTACAAAGTCTGATGTATGATGCCTGGTGCTTTAAAATctgtttagatttttaaaagtcatgtagtgtattccagcctcAAAGGGTTAGCTCATCCAAAAATGATgaattactcactctcatgttattccaaacccTTAAGAATTTCTTTCATCTTTTGAAATACaactgaagatatttttaatgaaatctgagagctttcagTCCCACTATTGAGTCTATGCAGctaccactttgatgcttcaaaaagttcataatgaGATCGTAAAATTTTGGTTTAAAAATTAGTTCTTGCTGcaaaacatgagaatgaacctcattggttcttgctgaagctcaaacgtgctgcgtaacgcatgagaatgaacctcgttggttcttgctgaagctcaaacgtgctgcgtaacacgagaatgaacctcattggttcttgctgaagctcaaacgtgctgcgtaacacgagaatgaacctcattggttcttgctgaagctcaaacgtgctgcgtaacacgagaatgaacctcattggttcttgctgaagctcaaacgtgctgcgttacACAAGAATGAGCCTCGTTGGTTCtttcagaagctcaaacgtgctgcgtaacgcatgagaatgaacctcattggttcttgctgaagctcaaacgtgctgcgttacACAAGAATGAGCCTcgttggttcttgctgaagctcaaacgtgctgcgtaacgcatgagaatgaacctcgttggttcttgctgaagctcaaacgtgctgcgtaacgcatgagaatgaacctcgttggttcttgctgaagctcaaacgtgctgcgttacACTAGAATGAGCCTcgttggttcttgctgaagctcaaacgtgctgcgttacACATGAGAATGAGCCTcgttggttcttgctgaagctcaaacgtgctgcgttacacaagaatgaacctcgtttggtcttgctgaagctcaaacgtgctgcgtaacacgagaatgaacctcgttggttcttgctgaagctcaaacgtgctgcgttacACAAGAATGAGCCTtgttggttcttgctgaagctcaaacgtgctgcgtaacacgagaatgaacctcgttggttcttgctgaagctcaaacgtgctgcgttacACATGAtaatgaacctcgttggttcttgctgaagctcaaacgtgctgcgttacACAAGAATGAGCCTcgttggttcttgctgaagctcaaacgtgctgcgtaacgcatgagaatgaacctcgttggttctttcagaagctcaaacgtgctgcgtaacacatgagaatgaacctcgttggttcttgctgaagctcaaacgtgctgcgtaacacaagagaatgaaccttgttggttcttgctgaagctcaaacgtgctgcgtaacacaagagaATAACCCTcgttggttcttgctgaagctcaaacgtgctgcgtaacacgagaatgaacctcgttggttcttgctgaagctcaaacgtgctgcgtaacacgagaatgaacctcgttggttcttgctgaagctcaaacgtgctgcgttacACATGAtaatgaacctcgttggttcttgctgaagctcaaacgtgctgcgttacACAAGAATGAGCCTcgttggttcttgctgaagctcaaacgtgctgcgtaacgcatgagaatgaacctcgttggttctttcagaagctcaaacgtgctgcgtaacacaagagaatgaacctcgttggttcttgctgaagctcaaacgtgctgcgtaacacaagagaatgaacctcgttggttcttgctgaagctcaaacgtgctgcgtaacacatgagaatgaacctcgttggttcttgctgaagctcaaacgtgctgcgtaacacaagaatgaacctcgttggttcttgctgaagctcaaacgtgctgcgtaacacaagaatgaacctcgttggttcttgctgaagctcaaacgtgctgcgtaacacaagaatgaacctcgttggttcttgctgaagctcaaacgtgctgcgtaacacatgagaatgaacctcgttggttcttgctgaagctcaaacgtgctgcgtaacacatgagaatgaacctcgttggttcttgcACATCAAGCAAGCATGAGCTTCCATGTTTGCTGATGTTTTTTTGTGAATTAAAGCCTAAATTAAGTCTGTTTATTACATAAAGCGATTGTCTCTTTAGAAATTTTGGACTAAAGTGCTtaattcatatggattcgttttacaatctcttaatgaactttttgaagcgtcaaagtagttgtgtagctgtcaatggagggacagaaatctctcactCTTCACTTAAATAAATTTATTTGTGTtgcaaagatgaacaaaagtcttacctCACCACATGAGGGTGAAGAAATGATAACAGAATCTTTTTTGAGTGAAGTGTCCCTTTAATTCTAAATCTTTCTGTGTGCAGGTGCCTCTGTTACCTTGGCTGCCTCTGTTCAGTATCTTTGTCAACATCTATCTCATGATGCAGCTGGACATGGCCACCTGGTGCCGCTTCACCGTGTGGATGGGCATCGGTGAGTACATCTGTTTATTTAGCTTGTGGCTGCGATAGCGCTCTGTTTGTTTCCTTCATTCCAAAACTCCCATTTTTCTTCTCTCATGTCCATTCCCAGGTTTCATAATCTACTTCGGCTATGGTATCCGGAACAGTACAGAGGCCATGAACAGCTCCCTCCGAAAATACGAGCCAGCCCTACAGAACAAAAGCCCTATATATCTAGGCGTTGAGGAGAGTGAAGTGGAGGGAATTTCCCCTtgatagagagagagaacgaCGGGCATATTGTCCTACAAATATTTGTATAACTTTGCAGATTTGTTGTGAAAATAATGGCTCATTTATTCAAGAGATTCCCCCCGACCATctcaattgaaaaaaaaaaggaaatctcTTCCTCTCAAAAAATTATCTGGTTCCTCTTAGAAAAGAGTTTTCCGTTAGAGGTCGCTGTGGAGCGTTGGCGTTTCAGTACTGTAGATGCTGGTTTAAATGTCCCTGTGGCTGCTGCTGTAATCACTAGTACTGTAATGGCCATATTGTCTGGTGGACAATGAGCTGACTGTGTACAGGGTATTTTGTTTTCATAAATCGAACTCCAAGCACATGGTTTGTGCTCTAAAGCATTTGGATTCTGAATCCAAAATGGTTTCCTCCTGCCTCCTGGATTTTCAGTGCGAGGTTGTGAGTTACAACAGGGACCCCTAGTGTTCACCATGCAGAATGTGAAACCGTTAGACAGTATTTGTGGTCATTGGTTACTGTCAGAAGAATTGAAGAATTGAAActgaaaaaaaactgaagaGCTTTTTAGGTATTTTGGCATGGCTAGAATCACGTGTATGAGAGTTGACTAAAAGAGTGCATGGGTAGAAAATGTTTCCATTTCCTAAGAATGACAGTGTGGCATTAGCAATACTGTATTTTGGGATAATGATATTGGGTATAaaatgaggttttttttaagCGTGTGTGCGAGTTTTGAATGGAGCATATGAGGTTACGCCAGAAAATGTTCAGTTTTacaaaatactaaattattttttgaaaagAAAAGCTGTTTTATATAAACATGTATAGTTTACCCATCCATCCAACTTCCTTAAACTTGATCATTTTTCTTAAACTAACTGTCTAACAGTTGTGTTTCCAGACGATGTTTATCAAAAGTTCCTTGATAACTGCTGTTTCTGCCAAAACGACTtgcactaccgttcaaaagtttggagtccgtattattcttttttatttgaaGTAGAAGTAATTCGAATGGAgaatggagtaatgatgctgaaatttcagctttgtgtcacaggaataaaatatattaaaaaagaaaaccgttattttgaattaaaatatttttcacaatttgcgatcaaataaatgcagtctttgtGAGCATTCTTTCTTttcaaaaccattaaaaaatctccaaacttttgaatgtttgTGTATCTATGGTTATCCTTACCAACTAGTACTTTAATAAAA
Encoded here:
- the slc7a3a gene encoding cationic amino acid transporter 3a — translated: MVNKMASFGHALLRRRALDCSGEETRFARCLSTLDLVALGVGSTLGAGVYVLAGEVAREKAGPAIVLCFLVAALSSMLAGLCYAEFGARVPKTGSAYLYSYVTVGEIWAFITGWNLILSYVIGTASVARAWSSTFDNLIEQKISIFFRASMAMKVPGKVLAEYPDLFALILILLLTGLLAFGVSESALVNKIFTGINLIVLGFVIISGFVKGNTANWNLTYEDFVNDTNITEPERVEKIFGSGGFAPFGFGGVLSGAATCFYAFVGFDCIATTSEEAKNPMRSIPIGIVASLLICFFAYFGVSAALTLMMPYYKLNTQSPLPEAFSYVGWAPARYIVAVGSLCALSTSLLGSMFPMPRVIYAMAEDGLLFRSLSRMNKRTKTPLLATVVSGIVASLMAFLFDLAALVDLMSIGTLLAYSLVAVCVLILRYQPGNLSSSSQTEKLVELVGGEKVAVCGDSGDEYGIELDDSPRKEKFSPKLLLIPSKDSPTEMSGTIVYCTTAIISVLITVLCVVLALRLEAIMNLEIVWVMTCVILVLLCILCVIVIWRQPESKEALTFKVPLLPWLPLFSIFVNIYLMMQLDMATWCRFTVWMGIGFIIYFGYGIRNSTEAMNSSLRKYEPALQNKSPIYLGVEESEVEGISP